A single Candidatus Methylomirabilota bacterium DNA region contains:
- a CDS encoding adenylate/guanylate cyclase domain-containing protein, whose protein sequence is MEAPRLGRKLTAAQLSANLVGALLAFSYFTFIDSVPLPEARSVASVAFFIASFSLLAAAASVWANRWARPLSSALPGTLDWPEARRRAVLLPYMVAGVTACAWTLAGLIWGVFWPLVLGHFTPSRALQRIFGITFVAGTVTTAFVFFLIERLWRRELPQFFPEGDMSAVPGVIRLRVKTRLLVIFLMLGTVPLSLLGVLAYRRAVALLTTDPAAAARMVDNMLVTIVFLVVAGVVSAITLAIFVANSVAAPLRDLQAAMGRVRQGDLEASCPVVSNDELGEVAEGFNRMVGGLREREFLKETFGKYVSPEVRDEILSGRLALEGQAREVTILFADLRDFTPWVEATDPREVVRDLNRYFTEMNEAIRRHRGLVLQFIGDEIEAVFGAPVADPAHAALALRAALEMRERLARLNAERAGAGKPPLRHGVGIHTGRVLAGNIGSSERLSYALVGDPVNLASRIQDLNKQLGSDILVSGTTRALLDGTFALTPLPAVRVKGRSVEVEIYRLA, encoded by the coding sequence ATGGAAGCGCCGCGCCTCGGCCGGAAGCTGACCGCGGCGCAGCTGTCGGCGAACCTGGTGGGCGCGCTCCTCGCGTTCTCGTACTTCACCTTCATCGACTCCGTGCCGCTGCCCGAAGCGCGGAGCGTGGCCTCGGTCGCGTTCTTCATCGCCAGCTTCAGCCTCCTCGCGGCGGCGGCGTCCGTGTGGGCGAATCGCTGGGCGCGACCGCTGTCGAGCGCCCTGCCAGGGACGCTCGACTGGCCCGAGGCGCGGCGGCGCGCGGTGCTGCTCCCGTACATGGTGGCCGGAGTCACCGCCTGCGCGTGGACGCTTGCCGGCCTCATCTGGGGCGTCTTCTGGCCCCTCGTCCTGGGCCACTTCACGCCGAGCCGGGCGCTCCAGAGGATCTTCGGCATCACCTTCGTCGCCGGGACCGTCACGACGGCGTTCGTCTTCTTCCTGATCGAGCGCCTGTGGCGCCGCGAGCTGCCGCAGTTCTTCCCCGAGGGCGACATGAGCGCCGTGCCGGGCGTGATCAGGCTGCGGGTGAAGACGCGGCTGCTCGTGATCTTCCTGATGCTCGGGACCGTGCCGCTCTCACTCCTCGGCGTGCTCGCCTACCGCCGGGCCGTGGCGCTCCTCACGACCGACCCGGCGGCGGCGGCCCGGATGGTCGACAACATGCTCGTCACGATCGTCTTCCTGGTCGTCGCCGGCGTCGTCTCGGCGATCACGCTCGCGATCTTCGTCGCCAACAGCGTCGCGGCGCCTTTGCGCGACCTCCAGGCGGCGATGGGCCGGGTCCGGCAGGGCGATCTCGAGGCGAGCTGCCCCGTGGTGTCGAACGACGAGCTCGGCGAGGTCGCCGAGGGCTTCAACCGGATGGTCGGCGGGCTCCGCGAGCGCGAGTTCCTCAAGGAGACCTTCGGCAAGTACGTGAGCCCCGAGGTGCGCGACGAGATCCTCTCGGGCCGCCTCGCGCTCGAGGGCCAGGCGCGCGAGGTCACGATCCTCTTCGCCGACCTCCGCGACTTCACGCCCTGGGTGGAGGCGACGGACCCGCGGGAGGTCGTGCGCGACCTGAACCGCTACTTCACCGAGATGAACGAGGCGATCCGCCGCCACCGCGGGCTGGTCCTGCAGTTCATCGGCGACGAGATCGAGGCGGTCTTCGGCGCCCCGGTGGCCGACCCCGCGCACGCCGCGCTGGCCCTCCGGGCCGCGCTCGAGATGCGCGAGCGTCTCGCGCGCCTGAACGCCGAGCGGGCGGGCGCCGGCAAGCCGCCGCTTCGCCACGGCGTCGGGATCCACACGGGGCGCGTGCTCGCCGGCAACATCGGCTCGAGCGAGCGGCTCTCCTACGCGCTCGTGGGAGACCCGGTGAACCTCGCCTCGCGCATCCAGGACCTCAACAAGCAGCTCGGCTCGGACATCCTCGTGAGCGGCACGACGC